In Brevibacillus brevis, a genomic segment contains:
- the secF gene encoding protein translocase subunit SecF, whose translation MSFNAENTVVRFDIVKNRRKFFIGSSVIIILGLLFILFSGMHLGVDFKAGTRLDLFIGKQFNPEDVETVIKQEVPDVVFTKVTPYGTNQAFTRFDQTISSDTMMKLETALKKKFGDQVTKQVSSVDPAIAREMVKKAAIAVSIAAIGIVIYIAIRFQWLFGIATVIGLIHDVFIPIALFSVFRLEVDITFIAALLTILGYSINDKIVIFDRIRENLRTMKSKTIPDLEHLVNVSLWQTMRRSVYTVATVFFTALALAVLGSESIRNFSLALLFGLVSGTYSSIFIAAQIWVNLKERNMKKKNG comes from the coding sequence GTGAGCTTTAATGCAGAAAACACGGTTGTCCGCTTTGACATCGTAAAGAACCGCCGGAAGTTTTTTATCGGTTCTTCCGTGATTATTATTTTGGGATTGCTGTTCATTCTGTTCTCGGGCATGCACCTCGGTGTTGACTTTAAAGCAGGTACGCGTCTCGACCTGTTTATCGGTAAACAATTCAACCCTGAAGACGTAGAGACGGTCATCAAGCAGGAGGTTCCGGACGTCGTCTTTACGAAAGTGACGCCTTACGGGACGAACCAGGCTTTCACCCGCTTTGACCAAACGATTTCGTCGGATACCATGATGAAGCTGGAAACAGCCTTGAAGAAAAAGTTTGGGGATCAGGTCACCAAGCAGGTTTCTTCCGTCGATCCAGCGATTGCCCGTGAAATGGTGAAGAAGGCGGCGATCGCCGTTTCGATTGCTGCGATCGGGATCGTCATCTACATCGCGATCCGCTTTCAATGGTTGTTCGGGATTGCCACCGTCATCGGGCTGATCCATGACGTGTTTATCCCGATTGCGCTCTTCTCGGTATTCAGGCTGGAAGTGGACATTACGTTCATCGCAGCGCTGTTGACGATTCTCGGTTACTCGATCAACGACAAGATCGTTATTTTTGACCGGATTCGGGAAAACCTGAGAACGATGAAGTCCAAAACCATTCCGGATCTGGAGCATCTGGTCAACGTGTCACTCTGGCAAACGATGCGCCGTTCCGTATACACGGTAGCGACCGTATTCTTCACAGCATTGGCTCTGGCCGTGCTGGGAAGCGAGAGCATTCGCAACTTCTCCCTGGCCCTCTTGTTCGGTCTGGTGAGCGGTACGTACTCCTCGATCTTTATCGCGGCGCAAATTTGGGTAAACCTGAAAGAACGAAATATGAAAAAGAAAAATGGATAA
- a CDS encoding cation diffusion facilitator family transporter, with translation MADDRLAKAQFGAWVGIIGNLALAGVKLVVGLLAKSQAMIADSVHSASDVVGSVAVLIGIRAAERPPDEDHPYGHGKAESISAIIVSVLLVVVGFEIGISSIKSFFSPVEAPGFLAVWAAIGSMVVKEAMFRYKYNLGKKLNSQSLIANAWEHRSDVYSSFAALVGIGGAILGEWLGVPWMLYLDPAAGVFVSALVLKMSYNIMMESIHSTLDHVLHEEDTVEFRQTIESVPGVMRIDTLRARETGHYLIIDVKIGVNPHISVEEGHRVGKHVKQELLDHFPQVRDVFVHINPYDPLPTAP, from the coding sequence ATGGCGGATGACCGCTTGGCGAAAGCGCAGTTTGGCGCATGGGTCGGGATCATAGGGAATCTGGCGTTGGCAGGAGTCAAGCTCGTCGTCGGTTTGCTAGCCAAATCGCAGGCGATGATCGCCGATTCCGTCCATTCTGCATCGGATGTCGTCGGATCGGTCGCGGTGCTGATCGGCATTCGGGCAGCAGAACGCCCTCCAGATGAAGACCATCCGTACGGGCACGGGAAGGCTGAGTCGATTTCGGCCATTATCGTTTCGGTGCTGCTAGTCGTAGTCGGTTTTGAAATCGGCATCTCTTCCATCAAATCGTTTTTCTCTCCCGTCGAAGCGCCTGGCTTTCTCGCCGTGTGGGCTGCGATCGGTTCCATGGTGGTCAAGGAAGCGATGTTTCGTTACAAGTACAATCTCGGCAAAAAGCTGAACAGCCAGTCGCTCATCGCCAATGCGTGGGAGCATCGTTCGGACGTGTACTCTTCCTTTGCCGCCCTGGTCGGGATTGGAGGAGCCATTCTGGGAGAATGGCTGGGTGTGCCCTGGATGCTGTACCTCGACCCGGCTGCAGGTGTTTTTGTCTCTGCTCTGGTGTTGAAAATGTCGTACAACATCATGATGGAGTCGATTCACAGTACGCTCGACCACGTTCTGCACGAAGAAGATACGGTGGAGTTCCGTCAAACGATCGAGAGCGTTCCCGGCGTCATGCGCATCGATACGTTGCGTGCCAGGGAAACAGGGCACTATCTCATCATTGACGTCAAAATCGGGGTAAACCCGCACATCAGTGTGGAAGAAGGGCACCGAGTCGGCAAGCACGTCAAACAAGAGCTGCTGGACCACTTTCCGCAAGTGCGCGACGTATTTGTCCATATCAATCCGTACGATCCGTTGCCGACAGCACCGTAG
- the recJ gene encoding single-stranded-DNA-specific exonuclease RecJ, which translates to MLKAKTRWQLAAYDEQLAAAIAAECQLTPLVSKLLVIRGIDSPQKAREFLEAGPELFHDPFLLDGMEKSVHRIKQAIENKEPICIYGDYDADGVSSTSLMVHLLRQLGAVFDYYIPNRFTEGYGLHKDALAQLHRDGYKLIITVDTGISAVDQVEFAKQLGLEVIVTDHHEPPAVIPEAFAVINPKKPGCTYPFDMLAGVGVAFKLGHALLGEAPLHLADLAALGTIADLVPLVDENRILARAGLKRLNQTRNIGLQALIRVCGLSDSELSAGHVGFALGPRLNASGRLETAESAVKLLTTEDLEEAERCAQALDDLNRERQELVQSMTEEAIQMVREQFPPDEHHVLVVAKEGWNVGVVGIVASRLVETFYRPTIVLGIDPEKGTAKGSARSIAGFDMYEALTACKEWLPHFGGHTMAAGMTLPVENLGPLRQRLNELAGEWLAPDDFTPLTKVDVSMDIQEISLEAAQQLEMLAPYGMGNPTPLIMLEDVETSGMRTIGRDDNHLKCSLQKGSTTVDAIGFNWAHVTKKVTPKAKFRVLGELSVNEWNGNRKPQLTIRDLAVLHQQVFDWRGSRDKWEKWLQIASEPHSLTVLFREESYDWFASRASEEQIKNVLYAGADMEGSSLPDLQNVVLYDLPKRRSDMQAVLSRVQGAERIYCLFGDPDLGMERLSCPGREHFKQLYQFLVQVPVVQHMHLDALARKLKWKRGLLDGMLGIFMELELLTEEPGQYRLQNPSGKRPLESSRLYLAWKEEAELATDLLLSSSDELIRTFQQLVEPATI; encoded by the coding sequence TTGTTGAAAGCGAAAACACGCTGGCAACTGGCGGCTTACGACGAGCAGTTGGCGGCGGCGATTGCTGCCGAGTGTCAGTTGACACCGCTCGTATCCAAGCTGCTGGTGATTCGCGGCATTGATTCACCACAGAAGGCTCGAGAGTTTCTCGAAGCCGGTCCGGAGCTTTTTCATGATCCGTTTCTTTTGGATGGCATGGAGAAAAGCGTGCATCGCATCAAACAGGCTATCGAGAACAAAGAGCCGATTTGCATTTATGGAGATTACGACGCTGACGGCGTCAGTTCCACTTCACTCATGGTTCACCTGTTGCGCCAACTGGGTGCAGTCTTCGATTATTACATTCCCAACCGCTTTACGGAAGGATACGGGTTACATAAAGACGCTTTGGCTCAGCTGCATCGGGACGGATACAAGCTGATCATTACGGTCGATACCGGGATCAGTGCGGTAGACCAGGTCGAATTCGCCAAACAACTGGGCCTTGAGGTCATCGTAACCGACCACCACGAACCTCCGGCAGTCATCCCGGAGGCATTTGCTGTGATCAACCCGAAGAAGCCAGGCTGCACGTATCCGTTTGACATGCTGGCGGGTGTCGGAGTGGCCTTCAAGCTGGGGCATGCCCTGCTGGGCGAGGCACCGCTGCACTTGGCGGATTTGGCCGCTCTGGGGACGATTGCCGATCTGGTTCCGCTGGTCGATGAAAATCGGATATTGGCGCGGGCGGGATTGAAACGGCTGAATCAGACTCGCAACATCGGGCTGCAGGCCTTGATTCGCGTATGCGGGCTCTCGGACAGCGAGCTGTCTGCGGGGCACGTCGGGTTTGCCCTCGGGCCGCGCTTGAATGCCAGTGGACGGCTGGAAACGGCGGAATCGGCGGTCAAGCTGTTGACGACGGAAGATCTGGAGGAAGCCGAGCGCTGCGCTCAGGCGTTGGACGATTTAAACCGGGAGCGTCAAGAGCTGGTCCAGTCGATGACGGAAGAAGCGATCCAGATGGTCCGCGAGCAGTTCCCGCCCGATGAGCATCACGTCCTGGTAGTGGCAAAAGAAGGCTGGAACGTGGGAGTCGTCGGAATCGTCGCTTCCCGCCTGGTCGAGACCTTTTACCGGCCGACGATCGTCCTGGGCATCGATCCGGAAAAAGGAACGGCCAAAGGCTCCGCGCGCAGCATCGCCGGCTTTGACATGTACGAAGCATTGACTGCTTGCAAGGAGTGGCTTCCGCACTTCGGCGGGCATACGATGGCTGCGGGAATGACGCTGCCGGTCGAAAACCTCGGCCCTTTGCGACAGCGGCTGAACGAGCTGGCGGGTGAGTGGCTGGCCCCCGACGACTTCACACCGCTGACTAAGGTAGACGTCTCCATGGACATTCAGGAAATCAGTCTGGAGGCTGCTCAGCAGCTGGAGATGCTGGCTCCGTACGGGATGGGGAATCCGACGCCGCTGATCATGCTCGAGGACGTGGAGACATCCGGCATGCGCACGATCGGCCGCGATGACAACCATTTGAAATGCTCCTTGCAAAAAGGGAGCACGACCGTGGATGCCATCGGTTTTAACTGGGCGCACGTCACGAAAAAGGTGACGCCAAAGGCAAAATTCCGCGTGCTGGGCGAGCTGTCGGTCAACGAATGGAACGGCAACCGCAAGCCGCAGCTGACGATCCGCGATTTGGCGGTTTTGCATCAGCAAGTCTTCGATTGGCGGGGAAGCCGGGACAAGTGGGAAAAATGGCTGCAAATTGCGAGCGAGCCCCATTCCCTTACGGTGCTGTTTCGCGAGGAAAGCTACGACTGGTTTGCTTCCAGAGCGTCCGAGGAACAGATCAAAAACGTGCTGTACGCGGGTGCAGACATGGAAGGCAGCTCTTTGCCGGACCTGCAAAACGTCGTTCTGTACGATCTGCCCAAGCGCCGTTCTGACATGCAGGCCGTTCTTTCGCGGGTACAAGGGGCCGAACGAATCTACTGCCTGTTCGGAGATCCCGATTTGGGCATGGAACGGCTGTCTTGCCCTGGACGGGAGCACTTTAAGCAGCTCTACCAGTTTCTCGTGCAAGTGCCGGTCGTCCAGCACATGCACCTGGACGCGCTTGCACGCAAGCTCAAATGGAAGCGCGGCCTTCTTGACGGCATGCTCGGGATTTTTATGGAGCTGGAGCTGCTGACCGAAGAGCCGGGACAGTATCGGCTGCAAAACCCTTCGGGGAAAAGGCCGCTGGAAAGCTCGCGTCTGTACCTGGCCTGGAAGGAAGAGGCGGAGTTGGCAACGGATCTGCTGTTGTCCTCTTCGGATGAATTGATTCGCACGTTTCAACAGTTGGTGGAACCTGCCACCATTTAG
- a CDS encoding adenine phosphoribosyltransferase, which produces MDFKQYIRVIPDFPQPGIRFKDITTLLKDGPAYRAAIEELAVFAREVQAEVIAGPEARGFVVGAPLSYELGIGFVPIRKSGKLPYESIKAEYDLEYGKDALAIHVDAIKPGQRVLIADDLLATGGTIETTINLVEQLGGKVVGAAFFIELSYLDGRQKIGDFPVKSLVQY; this is translated from the coding sequence ATGGATTTTAAACAGTACATTCGCGTCATCCCTGATTTCCCGCAACCGGGAATCCGCTTCAAGGACATCACCACACTGTTGAAGGATGGCCCAGCCTATCGGGCTGCCATCGAAGAACTGGCCGTATTCGCTCGCGAAGTGCAGGCGGAAGTCATCGCCGGGCCGGAAGCGCGCGGTTTTGTCGTGGGAGCGCCCCTGTCCTACGAGCTGGGCATCGGGTTCGTTCCGATCCGCAAATCGGGCAAGCTGCCATACGAGTCCATCAAGGCGGAATACGACCTTGAGTACGGCAAGGACGCACTGGCGATCCACGTCGATGCGATCAAACCTGGCCAGCGCGTGTTGATTGCCGATGACCTGCTCGCAACAGGCGGAACCATCGAAACGACGATCAATCTGGTTGAGCAGCTGGGCGGTAAAGTCGTCGGCGCCGCATTTTTCATCGAGCTGTCTTACCTGGATGGACGCCAAAAAATTGGCGATTTTCCAGTCAAATCCTTGGTGCAATACTAA